In Listeria monocytogenes, the following proteins share a genomic window:
- a CDS encoding MATE family efflux transporter: MKEQSKRLGEDSIPSLMARLSIPAFIGMFVMGMYNIVDTIFVSYGVGPSGVAALSIAFPVQMILMAMAAMFGIGGASIISRSLGAGEQKHADKVFHQVIWLVLISSIFIAIVTFIFLDPLITLFGAPADIHDIASDFLSLILLGAVFQTFAMAMNNIVRSEGNAKTAMLTMIISAILNMILNPIFIMGFGMGVRGSALATVIAQAVGAIWLLIYFLSGKSTLSLKGFSFRMDFPLIRRIMAIGFPSFIMMSAGSIVTVAVNWMLNIYGGTMAIAVYGIANRIASFVIMPINGVTQGMQPIVGFNYGSRQFERVMKAVKVSMIAATVMSLIAWGLVEIFPGMLVRIFSNDPELIAQGTNAVRFMLLAAPTIGFQIVCGGLYQALGRARISFIISLMRQIICLVPLLLILPQFFGLDGIWYAFPLADLGAFTVCLVIMSKTWRRIFKNPEIV; encoded by the coding sequence ATGAAAGAACAGAGTAAACGATTAGGTGAAGATAGCATTCCTTCACTCATGGCGAGATTGTCGATACCGGCATTTATCGGCATGTTTGTTATGGGGATGTATAATATTGTTGATACGATTTTCGTGTCATATGGCGTTGGACCATCAGGGGTTGCAGCACTTTCAATTGCATTCCCAGTTCAAATGATACTAATGGCAATGGCAGCGATGTTTGGGATTGGTGGCGCGTCGATTATTTCCCGCTCGCTCGGTGCTGGGGAACAAAAACATGCGGATAAAGTATTCCATCAAGTTATTTGGTTAGTGCTTATTTCCAGCATTTTTATTGCAATTGTAACCTTTATTTTTTTAGATCCGCTTATTACACTTTTTGGAGCACCGGCGGATATTCATGATATTGCCAGTGATTTCTTATCGCTTATTTTGTTAGGCGCAGTGTTCCAAACCTTCGCGATGGCGATGAATAATATCGTTCGCTCAGAAGGTAATGCGAAAACAGCGATGTTAACCATGATTATTTCCGCTATTTTAAATATGATTTTAAACCCAATTTTCATTATGGGATTTGGTATGGGCGTTCGTGGTTCTGCCCTTGCAACTGTTATTGCACAGGCTGTTGGCGCGATTTGGCTCTTGATTTACTTTTTATCAGGAAAAAGTACTTTATCTTTAAAAGGGTTCTCATTCCGAATGGATTTCCCGCTGATTCGCCGGATTATGGCAATCGGGTTCCCGTCATTTATTATGATGTCCGCAGGTAGTATCGTGACAGTTGCGGTAAACTGGATGCTTAATATTTATGGTGGAACGATGGCGATTGCAGTATACGGAATTGCGAACCGGATTGCGTCGTTCGTCATTATGCCAATCAATGGTGTTACACAAGGGATGCAACCAATCGTCGGCTTCAACTACGGTTCCAGACAATTCGAACGCGTAATGAAGGCTGTTAAAGTATCAATGATAGCTGCAACTGTGATGTCACTAATTGCTTGGGGCTTGGTAGAAATTTTCCCAGGAATGCTCGTACGAATTTTCTCTAACGACCCAGAACTGATTGCACAAGGAACAAATGCTGTTAGATTTATGCTACTAGCTGCGCCAACAATTGGTTTCCAAATTGTCTGCGGTGGGCTATATCAAGCACTTGGTCGAGCAAGAATTTCATTCATCATTTCCCTAATGCGCCAAATCATCTGTTTAGTACCACTTTTACTTATTTTGCCGCAGTTCTTCGGTTTAGATGGTATTTGGTACGCCTTCCCATTAGCAGATTTAGGCGCGTTCACCGTCTGTCTAGTGATTATGAGCAAAACATGGCGCCGAATTTTTAAAAATCCCGAGATAGTTTAA
- a CDS encoding VOC family protein — MAKMYPYLAFENAKEALGYYEEVFGATNISRLPVSEEQSEMFGLAKENLVNTTVHGGFTVLGANLFCSDSFGKEVKPSNQISIMLDSNSEDPAAVADADAFFEKVSNSGRVTVTLPFEEQFWGGKMGQFVDEYGISWMIHTQPYSKL; from the coding sequence ATGGCAAAAATGTACCCGTATTTGGCTTTTGAAAATGCAAAAGAGGCTTTAGGATATTATGAAGAAGTGTTCGGAGCAACGAATATTTCAAGGCTTCCAGTAAGTGAGGAACAAAGCGAAATGTTTGGCTTAGCAAAAGAAAACCTAGTGAACACAACTGTTCACGGTGGCTTTACCGTCCTTGGGGCAAACTTATTTTGTTCAGATTCATTCGGCAAAGAAGTAAAACCATCCAATCAAATTTCGATTATGCTTGATTCTAACAGTGAAGATCCAGCGGCAGTAGCCGACGCCGATGCTTTCTTTGAAAAAGTGAGCAACTCCGGAAGAGTAACAGTAACGTTACCTTTCGAAGAGCAATTTTGGGGCGGGAAAATGGGACAATTCGTCGATGAGTACGGGATTTCCTGGATGATTCATACGCAACCTTATTCTAAATTATAA
- a CDS encoding MerR family transcriptional regulator — MTKNKISFYVVDASEDLTMNIKEASEKSGVSADTIRYYERIGLIPPIHRNENGIRKFGAEDIRWILFSRQMRRAGLSIETLIDYLALFREGEHTLEARAELLKEQRMELKNRIDVMQEALDRLDFKIDNYDTHLIPAQEELKDFNVERSNS, encoded by the coding sequence ATGACCAAAAATAAAATTAGCTTTTATGTGGTGGATGCTTCGGAAGACTTAACGATGAATATCAAAGAAGCTAGTGAAAAAAGTGGCGTTTCTGCCGATACAATTCGCTACTACGAACGCATTGGTTTAATTCCACCTATACATCGTAATGAAAATGGGATTCGCAAATTTGGCGCAGAAGACATACGCTGGATTTTGTTTAGTCGCCAAATGCGCCGAGCTGGTTTATCTATTGAAACACTAATTGATTACTTGGCACTTTTCCGGGAAGGCGAACACACGCTGGAAGCTCGCGCCGAATTGCTGAAAGAACAACGCATGGAGTTGAAAAATCGCATTGATGTCATGCAAGAAGCGCTCGATCGACTTGACTTCAAAATAGACAATTACGATACCCACCTCATTCCGGCTCAAGAAGAACTAAAAGATTTTAATGTCGAAAGGAGTAATTCATAA
- a CDS encoding glycoside hydrolase family 38 C-terminal domain-containing protein, with product MKKNKIVHVVAHSHWDHEWYFTMEDSNILLIENLDYLLNVLETKDSFASYSFDGQMSVIERYLDIRPENKARVEKLIQDRRLFVGPWYTQTDSLLVKTEAVIRNLLYGYKMGEEFGHSMSIGYSPDIFGQHAYLPAIYKSFNMEHSIFQRGVYNDQVQDDLNFHWTSPDNKSIPTNNIFFGYGPGKFLSSEKSYVETRLLPILDRLAEMNTHTDVLLLPAGGDQVLVRENFPEIVAELNEMDLGYTFILSDYEAFMNDAWTSTFPNEITGELLACQKSRIHHTCRSERYDIKRLNYLVENRLVNILEPLATMANKFGIKYPKPWLDIIWKKLFDSHAHNGIGASNSDDANHDIVVRLTSALRMTDGLINLLKKQITKAVSQEMGDENIALLFNTNPVAEERTAKLTLFTPEKSFQLFSGDAEVTFSVVHQEKLDGGRKVIVTAKGEKEVAVPDYYRTEIYLKSGLIPALGYKTLQVKTVTTEMDQLISISKQTIENEKIIVQFENGKINLLNKEQQSIINDLIRFENVADAGDSFDFSPLEGDQAIYIETSELLTVEKNHLYSKMMLKHTAVVPKDLEARAQKTSTETFEILTEIELFDGEEFVRVRHTIDNKVKDHRIRALIKTNVAEPKYSYADQGYSLMKRSVTNPYLANWREDKFVEAPVPIFPVENIVAVSEEDATLALLVGGIKEYEILPKTAEIALTLFRSNGLLGKDDLMWRPGRASGINNKVVPTPDGQMLEEMIFEYAVYVQPEKLNEQTLYTQANIFEGHTETYHLQNLNTFEERLERFEVDYPIDRLPAQNSIFELDNLNVFMSTCKKSWDGTGTIIRLFNPSDKEEIVRWTTNASSFEVSLAEEKIAELKENTICIPKKGFATILLEGE from the coding sequence ATGAAAAAAAATAAAATTGTACATGTTGTCGCACATTCCCACTGGGATCACGAATGGTATTTCACCATGGAAGATTCCAATATCTTATTAATTGAGAATTTAGACTATCTTTTAAACGTTTTAGAAACAAAAGATTCCTTTGCAAGTTATTCCTTTGATGGTCAAATGTCTGTCATTGAGCGTTACTTAGATATTCGTCCAGAAAATAAAGCGCGCGTTGAAAAACTTATCCAAGATCGTCGTCTATTCGTCGGTCCGTGGTATACACAAACCGATAGCTTGTTAGTTAAAACAGAAGCTGTGATTCGCAACTTACTTTATGGTTATAAAATGGGCGAAGAATTCGGTCATAGCATGAGCATCGGTTATTCCCCAGATATTTTTGGGCAACATGCTTATCTACCAGCTATTTATAAATCATTTAATATGGAGCATAGTATTTTCCAGCGTGGTGTTTATAACGATCAAGTGCAAGATGACCTTAACTTCCACTGGACTTCTCCAGACAACAAGTCCATCCCAACCAACAATATTTTCTTTGGTTATGGACCTGGTAAATTTTTAAGCAGTGAAAAAAGCTATGTAGAAACTCGTCTTCTTCCAATTTTAGATCGACTTGCTGAAATGAACACACATACAGATGTCCTTCTTTTACCAGCAGGCGGCGACCAAGTACTTGTGCGTGAAAACTTCCCGGAAATTGTCGCGGAATTGAACGAGATGGACTTAGGTTATACCTTCATTCTGTCCGATTACGAAGCATTTATGAATGATGCTTGGACTTCTACTTTCCCGAACGAAATCACTGGTGAACTGCTTGCTTGCCAAAAATCACGAATCCACCACACATGTCGTTCAGAACGCTACGATATTAAACGTCTTAATTACTTAGTAGAAAATAGATTAGTCAACATTCTAGAACCACTTGCAACAATGGCCAATAAATTCGGAATCAAATATCCTAAACCTTGGTTAGATATTATTTGGAAAAAATTATTTGATAGCCACGCTCATAACGGTATTGGTGCTTCGAATTCTGATGATGCAAACCATGACATCGTAGTTCGGCTAACTAGCGCACTTCGGATGACAGATGGCTTAATTAACCTTTTGAAAAAACAAATTACGAAGGCCGTTAGTCAGGAAATGGGCGACGAAAATATTGCGCTATTATTCAATACTAACCCAGTGGCAGAAGAAAGAACTGCAAAACTAACATTATTCACTCCTGAAAAATCATTCCAACTGTTCTCCGGTGATGCGGAAGTGACTTTCAGCGTTGTACATCAAGAAAAATTAGACGGTGGACGGAAAGTAATTGTAACTGCAAAAGGCGAAAAAGAAGTTGCTGTTCCTGATTATTATCGTACAGAAATCTACTTGAAAAGCGGTCTAATCCCTGCACTTGGTTACAAAACATTGCAAGTGAAAACCGTTACTACAGAAATGGACCAATTAATCAGCATTTCCAAACAAACAATTGAAAATGAAAAAATCATTGTTCAATTCGAAAACGGGAAAATCAATCTTTTAAATAAAGAACAACAAAGCATTATAAATGACCTTATTCGCTTCGAAAATGTGGCTGACGCTGGGGATTCCTTTGACTTCTCACCACTTGAAGGCGACCAAGCCATCTATATCGAAACAAGCGAATTACTAACCGTTGAAAAAAATCATCTATATAGCAAAATGATGTTAAAACATACTGCTGTAGTTCCGAAAGATTTAGAAGCCCGCGCACAAAAAACAAGTACAGAAACATTTGAAATTTTAACAGAAATCGAACTTTTTGACGGTGAAGAATTCGTCCGTGTTCGCCATACGATTGACAATAAAGTAAAAGACCACCGCATTAGAGCATTGATCAAAACCAATGTAGCAGAACCTAAATATTCTTACGCAGACCAAGGTTATAGCCTCATGAAACGCAGCGTCACAAACCCTTACCTTGCAAACTGGCGCGAGGACAAATTCGTGGAAGCACCTGTGCCGATTTTCCCAGTGGAAAATATCGTCGCTGTTTCTGAAGAAGACGCAACACTTGCCTTGTTAGTTGGCGGTATCAAAGAATATGAAATCTTACCGAAAACTGCTGAAATCGCATTAACTCTTTTCAGAAGTAATGGTTTGCTTGGAAAAGATGATCTCATGTGGCGTCCAGGCCGCGCTTCCGGTATTAATAACAAAGTCGTTCCTACACCAGACGGTCAAATGCTCGAAGAAATGATTTTTGAATATGCTGTGTACGTACAACCTGAGAAACTAAATGAACAAACGCTCTACACGCAAGCTAACATTTTTGAAGGTCATACAGAAACCTATCACTTACAAAACCTAAATACATTTGAAGAGCGCCTAGAACGCTTTGAAGTAGATTATCCAATCGACCGTTTGCCAGCTCAAAATTCTATCTTTGAACTAGATAACCTGAACGTATTCATGAGCACTTGCAAAAAATCGTGGGATGGCACTGGCACAATTATCCGCCTATTTAACCCATCAGACAAAGAAGAAATCGTTCGCTGGACAACTAACGCTTCCAGTTTTGAAGTTTCACTAGCGGAGGAAAAAATCGCAGAACTAAAAGAAAACACTATCTGTATTCCTAAAAAAGGATTTGCAACTATTTTGTTGGAAGGAGAATAA
- a CDS encoding MurR/RpiR family transcriptional regulator — MSATSLYRLFAPQIEFLSPAEKQVFFYIDNHISTIEKMSLTSLAESTNVSTTTVIRMCHKLKLSGFSELKFLLHSDKTETKPLSKDYSSTFLEKIRLGIEQLPKKEIEQVATRIAYAPKIYIACLGMTKTLGEYFSKSLVTSKKNVVFTYDSFIIDILPQIVERDDLIIIISESGGTENTLSLAEHLKYNLSNVIAIVNNPNAQISQYVETIIYASSEEFGEDLFKHHHAPLLIVIDLILNIFEQQKKLI; from the coding sequence ATGTCAGCTACTTCACTTTATCGCTTGTTTGCGCCTCAAATTGAATTTTTAAGTCCTGCTGAAAAACAAGTTTTCTTCTATATTGACAACCATATTTCTACCATTGAAAAAATGTCCCTCACATCTCTAGCGGAGTCCACCAATGTCAGTACCACAACCGTTATTAGAATGTGTCATAAATTAAAGCTTTCCGGTTTTTCTGAGCTGAAATTTTTACTTCACTCGGATAAAACAGAAACAAAACCCCTTTCAAAAGACTATTCATCTACATTTTTAGAAAAAATTCGTTTAGGAATTGAGCAACTTCCAAAAAAAGAAATTGAACAAGTCGCGACAAGAATTGCTTATGCACCTAAAATCTATATTGCCTGCCTAGGTATGACGAAAACATTAGGAGAATATTTTTCCAAAAGTCTTGTCACATCGAAAAAGAATGTAGTTTTCACCTATGATTCATTTATTATCGATATTTTGCCACAAATTGTTGAAAGAGATGATTTGATTATTATTATTTCTGAAAGTGGCGGCACCGAAAACACCCTTTCACTCGCGGAACATTTAAAATATAATTTATCGAATGTCATTGCGATTGTGAATAATCCTAATGCCCAGATTTCTCAATATGTAGAGACGATTATCTATGCTTCCAGTGAGGAGTTTGGTGAAGATTTATTTAAGCATCATCATGCCCCACTGTTAATCGTGATTGACTTGATTCTAAATATTTTTGAACAGCAAAAAAAACTTATTTAA
- a CDS encoding fructose-specific PTS transporter subunit EIIC gives MKLSDITSEPLIFLDKDWRTKEEVFDGLIDALHNQGVLSDKNEFKKAVLEREKISETGLEKGFAIPHGKSKAVKKAAFAFARINQPINSWGSIDPTNEVKYIFLLAIPENEAGSTHLELLAALSKRLLDPAFIESISTAPTVNEFMTVLDSEQQEDEKVDYNRKIVAITACAAGIAHTYMAAEALELAGKELGIEVIVEKQGANGIEDRITPEILKGAEAVIFATDITAKDKERFAGMPFIQRRVAEPLRSGKEMIETVLSKPDGYVKADTDGSEQQFDNNKSSVFSQIYRGILTGISYMLPVIVAGGLMIGIGQLGATAFGLEKVIGNPEYATNSNQLIVIFHYLGLYGNMIMKFMYPVFGAFLAYSIADRPGLAPGFIGGAFAAGLHYTFWGVDGGIPSGFFGVLILGIIAGFVAKFLNEKIKLHKNLQAMKPMFLIPGITVLVLFFVNYYVVDPVFGGLNAWLQELIIQNQDASAVLLSTIIACLTAFDLGGPVNKAAGAIAIGLAADGIFPLTARVLAIVIPPIGLGLATVLDKYVVKRRVFDENLRVAGTTSIFLGFIAIGEGAIPFMLQNPLITIPINMIGASLGAVTAVLLGAVQWLPLPAIWGWPLVENFWAYAIGLIVGIAFITFANIFVRYGLITRKENKIK, from the coding sequence TTGAAATTAAGCGATATTACATCGGAGCCACTCATCTTTTTAGATAAAGATTGGCGCACTAAAGAAGAAGTATTTGATGGATTAATTGATGCTTTACACAATCAAGGAGTTTTATCAGATAAAAATGAATTCAAAAAAGCTGTCTTAGAACGCGAAAAGATTTCTGAAACTGGTTTAGAGAAAGGTTTTGCTATTCCACATGGTAAATCTAAAGCCGTTAAAAAAGCTGCTTTTGCATTTGCTCGTATCAATCAACCAATTAATTCTTGGGGCAGCATTGATCCAACAAATGAAGTAAAATATATCTTTTTATTAGCTATTCCAGAAAACGAAGCCGGTTCAACTCATTTAGAACTTTTAGCAGCTTTAAGTAAGCGTTTACTCGACCCTGCTTTTATTGAGAGCATTTCTACCGCTCCTACAGTAAACGAATTTATGACCGTACTCGATTCTGAACAACAAGAAGATGAAAAAGTAGATTACAACCGAAAAATCGTTGCTATTACAGCGTGTGCAGCGGGTATCGCCCATACTTATATGGCAGCGGAAGCCCTTGAACTAGCTGGTAAAGAACTTGGTATTGAAGTTATCGTCGAAAAACAAGGTGCGAATGGTATTGAAGACCGCATTACTCCTGAAATCCTTAAAGGCGCAGAAGCAGTCATTTTCGCGACAGATATTACCGCAAAAGATAAAGAACGTTTCGCCGGAATGCCTTTTATCCAAAGACGTGTCGCTGAGCCACTTCGTAGTGGTAAAGAAATGATTGAAACTGTATTAAGCAAACCAGATGGCTATGTTAAAGCTGATACAGATGGTTCCGAACAGCAATTTGATAATAATAAGAGCAGTGTTTTCTCGCAAATTTATCGTGGGATTTTAACTGGTATTTCTTATATGTTACCTGTTATTGTCGCAGGTGGTTTAATGATTGGTATTGGCCAACTTGGCGCAACTGCCTTTGGTCTTGAAAAAGTTATTGGTAATCCAGAGTATGCAACAAACTCTAACCAGCTTATTGTAATCTTCCATTATCTCGGTTTATACGGAAATATGATTATGAAATTCATGTATCCTGTTTTCGGTGCCTTCCTTGCTTACTCAATTGCTGACCGTCCTGGACTTGCTCCTGGGTTTATCGGTGGTGCTTTCGCAGCGGGGCTACATTACACCTTCTGGGGCGTAGATGGCGGTATACCATCTGGATTCTTCGGTGTTCTAATTTTAGGTATCATTGCCGGATTTGTTGCTAAATTCTTAAACGAAAAAATTAAATTACACAAAAATTTACAAGCTATGAAACCAATGTTCCTGATTCCAGGGATTACCGTTTTAGTCTTGTTCTTCGTCAATTACTATGTGGTCGACCCGGTATTCGGGGGCTTAAACGCATGGTTACAAGAACTAATTATTCAAAATCAAGATGCAAGTGCTGTACTACTTTCGACAATTATTGCTTGTTTGACTGCATTTGACTTAGGTGGACCAGTCAATAAAGCAGCCGGAGCTATCGCAATCGGACTCGCAGCAGACGGAATCTTCCCGCTAACTGCTCGTGTTTTAGCAATCGTTATCCCGCCAATCGGACTTGGGCTTGCGACTGTATTAGATAAATATGTTGTTAAACGTCGTGTTTTTGATGAAAACTTACGTGTTGCAGGTACAACCTCTATTTTCCTAGGGTTTATTGCCATAGGAGAGGGCGCGATACCGTTTATGCTACAAAATCCGCTTATCACTATTCCAATTAATATGATTGGGGCTTCTCTTGGTGCGGTTACTGCAGTTTTACTTGGTGCAGTACAATGGCTTCCACTTCCAGCAATTTGGGGTTGGCCGCTCGTTGAAAATTTCTGGGCCTATGCGATTGGTTTAATCGTAGGTATCGCCTTTATCACATTCGCGAATATCTTCGTACGCTACGGCTTAATCACACGTAAAGAAAATAAAATCAAATAA
- a CDS encoding helix-turn-helix domain-containing protein produces MHIKILKNRYPNIVVSKNPIKSSSDTISFFEEPYYFTIPKSNLSEEEAMLLHTLFPEPLPTFPKESTQFWFDLLFGNKELAITNEKETYRITQFHIKTTTTKSMLQEWQKALLSFFSPEAELIMFSTNYGVIIEKSTGSLLGEEELIAVAGTLENDFYIQSTFFMGLFHPLNDRLRGLFAEERAIFNHNNREVVQTVASESLKVIALRMKESLITNELNDLFHQDDTWIPLIHTLFKNQGNISLTAKELFMHRNTIQYRLDKFYEQTNLSLRKMDGLLLAYLSTLQTNNSNHE; encoded by the coding sequence GTGCATATTAAAATATTAAAAAATAGATATCCCAATATAGTCGTTTCAAAAAATCCAATAAAATCCAGTTCAGATACGATTTCTTTTTTCGAAGAACCGTATTATTTTACTATTCCTAAAAGCAATCTTTCAGAAGAAGAAGCGATGTTATTACATACGCTATTTCCAGAACCATTACCAACATTTCCTAAAGAATCTACCCAATTTTGGTTCGATTTATTGTTTGGAAACAAGGAATTGGCGATAACAAATGAGAAAGAAACATATCGCATTACGCAGTTCCATATTAAGACAACTACAACTAAAAGCATGTTACAAGAGTGGCAAAAGGCTTTGCTGAGTTTTTTCAGTCCAGAAGCTGAGTTAATTATGTTTTCGACTAACTATGGCGTTATTATTGAAAAATCAACGGGGTCGCTGCTTGGCGAAGAGGAACTAATCGCCGTTGCCGGTACGCTTGAAAATGATTTCTATATACAATCCACTTTTTTCATGGGTCTTTTCCATCCTTTAAATGATCGATTGCGTGGTTTATTTGCAGAAGAACGTGCCATTTTCAACCATAATAATCGTGAGGTAGTTCAGACCGTGGCTTCCGAAAGTTTAAAAGTTATCGCGCTTCGAATGAAAGAAAGTTTAATCACGAATGAACTCAACGATCTTTTCCATCAAGATGACACTTGGATTCCACTGATTCATACGTTATTTAAAAACCAAGGAAACATCAGTCTCACGGCTAAAGAACTTTTTATGCACCGAAATACCATTCAATATCGTTTGGACAAATTCTATGAACAAACAAACTTATCTCTCCGCAAAATGGATGGATTGCTCTTAGCTTATCTGTCTACACTTCAAACAAATAATAGCAATCATGAATAA
- a CDS encoding GNAT family N-acetyltransferase: protein MEIKQIKAKDTQDIRHRVLRPEQPEENAIYPNDDMEGTFHLGAFEKDVLLGIASFYPEKSTVIMNPAQYRIRGVATERRMRLKGLGTALLAEGEAEIWKRGADIIWCNARIVAVGFYEKHGYRKVGKSFVIPGIGEHYLMKKVNPNKKVDQDN, encoded by the coding sequence GTGGAAATCAAGCAAATCAAAGCAAAAGACACGCAAGATATTAGGCACCGGGTTCTTCGCCCAGAACAGCCTGAAGAAAACGCAATTTACCCTAATGATGATATGGAGGGTACTTTTCATTTAGGCGCTTTTGAAAAGGATGTTTTACTTGGGATTGCCAGTTTTTATCCAGAAAAATCGACTGTTATTATGAATCCCGCTCAGTACCGGATTCGCGGTGTGGCGACAGAACGCCGGATGCGCTTGAAGGGTCTTGGCACGGCTTTACTTGCAGAAGGTGAAGCGGAAATTTGGAAGCGCGGCGCAGATATTATCTGGTGCAATGCGAGGATTGTCGCTGTTGGTTTTTATGAAAAACATGGCTACCGCAAAGTTGGCAAATCGTTTGTCATTCCTGGCATCGGCGAACATTACTTAATGAAAAAAGTAAATCCAAATAAAAAAGTGGACCAAGATAACTAA
- a CDS encoding HAD family hydrolase translates to MYKAIIFDVDGTILDTERAVLHSLQAVLAEEGLSYELDELRFVLGITGAAAVEQLNILDQEKVLDKWIEREATFIEEVEVFEGIHKVLHAIPESGVVTSKNALEMEKGFYPFNIQDHFQAIVCASDTENHKPHPDPLLKGLEILGREPHEVLYVGDSSYDMKCAHAAGAHFGLALWGAKTTDGFEKAELVFEKPEDILAYVSK, encoded by the coding sequence ATGTATAAAGCAATAATTTTTGACGTAGATGGAACAATTCTAGACACGGAGAGAGCTGTTTTGCATTCTCTTCAAGCGGTTTTAGCCGAAGAAGGATTAAGTTATGAACTGGACGAATTACGATTTGTACTTGGAATTACTGGAGCTGCTGCGGTGGAACAATTAAACATTCTGGATCAAGAGAAAGTATTGGATAAATGGATTGAACGAGAAGCAACTTTCATTGAAGAAGTAGAGGTGTTCGAAGGCATTCATAAAGTACTGCATGCTATTCCAGAAAGCGGTGTTGTCACTTCTAAAAACGCGTTAGAAATGGAAAAAGGTTTCTATCCGTTTAATATCCAGGATCATTTTCAAGCGATTGTTTGCGCAAGTGATACCGAAAACCATAAACCTCACCCAGACCCACTGCTTAAAGGATTAGAAATTCTTGGAAGAGAGCCACATGAAGTGCTTTATGTTGGTGATTCTTCGTACGATATGAAATGTGCCCATGCGGCCGGAGCTCATTTTGGCTTAGCGCTTTGGGGTGCAAAAACAACAGATGGCTTTGAAAAAGCAGAACTTGTCTTCGAAAAACCAGAAGATATTTTAGCTTATGTAAGTAAATAA
- a CDS encoding MarR family winged helix-turn-helix transcriptional regulator — translation MADRQESLAKAIAIIHRSESTFKNKKLLETGLNIGQLRYLWTLYKEDGISQESMAKRFMVDKASVTRHIKRLEELGMIRREIDAKDRRIQRIFVTETGFQMRDLIEEVTAEWSALLTANFSEKEKDDLMHLIGRLSDNAIIAVEGGESE, via the coding sequence ATGGCAGATAGACAGGAAAGCTTAGCGAAAGCCATCGCAATTATTCATCGTTCAGAAAGCACTTTTAAAAATAAAAAATTACTAGAAACTGGTCTTAATATAGGTCAATTACGTTATTTATGGACGCTTTATAAAGAAGATGGTATTTCCCAAGAATCTATGGCGAAAAGGTTTATGGTCGATAAAGCAAGTGTGACAAGGCACATTAAGCGTTTGGAAGAACTGGGGATGATTCGCCGTGAAATTGATGCGAAAGATAGGCGTATTCAGCGGATTTTTGTGACGGAAACTGGTTTTCAGATGCGCGATTTAATTGAAGAAGTGACAGCCGAATGGTCCGCACTTTTAACAGCGAATTTTAGTGAAAAGGAAAAAGATGACTTAATGCATTTGATAGGACGACTTTCAGATAATGCGATTATAGCAGTCGAAGGAGGAGAATCTGAATGA
- a CDS encoding cupin domain-containing protein, with product MSTLENSVIFDKGELITNDYFTGNAYLKMLVPEDTVYNCPIGNVTFEPGARNNWHKHDGGQILLVTGGTGYYQEEGKPAQLLKEGDVVTIPKDVKHWHGATKDSWFVHLAISTNVELGGTTWLEPVSDEHYNNL from the coding sequence ATGAGTACACTTGAAAACAGCGTTATTTTTGATAAAGGTGAACTGATTACTAATGACTACTTTACCGGTAATGCTTATTTAAAAATGCTTGTCCCAGAAGATACTGTTTACAATTGCCCGATTGGGAACGTTACGTTTGAACCGGGAGCTAGAAACAACTGGCATAAACATGACGGCGGACAAATCCTACTTGTGACAGGCGGAACTGGCTACTATCAAGAGGAAGGAAAACCCGCTCAGTTACTTAAAGAGGGTGACGTGGTAACTATCCCGAAAGACGTGAAACATTGGCACGGCGCTACGAAAGATAGCTGGTTTGTCCATTTAGCCATTTCGACAAACGTGGAATTAGGTGGAACTACTTGGTTAGAACCTGTTTCCGACGAGCATTACAATAACTTATAA